One genomic region from Drosophila subpulchrella strain 33 F10 #4 breed RU33 chromosome 2R, RU_Dsub_v1.1 Primary Assembly, whole genome shotgun sequence encodes:
- the LOC119550894 gene encoding general odorant-binding protein 99a, with the protein MKNAVAILLCALLGLASAAEYKIRTAEDLQNARKECAASSKVTEALIAKYKTFDYPDDDITRNYIQCIFVKFDLFDETKGFKVDHLVAQLGQGKEDKNALKADIEKCADKNEQKSPANAWAFRGFKCFLGKNLPLVQAAVQKN; encoded by the exons ATGAAGAACGCTGTTGCCATCCTGCTGTGCGCCCTCCTGGGTCTG GCCTCCGCCGCCGAGTACAAGATCCGTACCGCAGAGGATCTGCAGAACGCGCGCAAGGAGTGCGCCGCCAGCAGCAAGGTGACCGAAGCCCTGATCGCCAAGTACAAGACCTTCGATTACCCCGACGATGACATCACCCGCAACTACATCCAGTGCATCTTCGTCAAGTTCGACCTGTTCGATGAGACCAAGGGCTTCAAGGTGGACCACCTGGTGGCCCAGTTGGGCCAGGGCAAGGAGGACAAGAACGCGCTGAAGGCCGACATCGAGAAGTGCGCCGACAAGAACGAGCAGAAGTCGCCCGCCAACGCCTGGGCCTTCCGCGGCTTCAAGTGCTTCCTGGGCAAGAACCTGCCCCTGGTGCAGGCCGCCGTCCAGAAGAACTAG